The Pseudochaenichthys georgianus chromosome 23, fPseGeo1.2, whole genome shotgun sequence sequence TATTGCAAAACGTTTAATTTATTGTATTGGTCAGTTATgtacaaatatttaaatacaATAGCTTTCGTACAAGAGTATCTGCTTctgaatataaaataaataaatctaaacatcacattataataaaatatgtaCACATGTGTTGCTCCTTATGTACAAATGAGGACTACACAACAAACAGAATGGCTAAATATAGTGGAAATAATTTAGGGATAAATAATGGAAACCTAAAATGTGGTGTCTAGTCGAGGTCTTTGCTGATGTGTCAGTTTTCTGAGACGTTCTCGCTGAAGTTGACTTTGTCTCCGTTGGTGATGCTGTTCACAATGGAGGacagacgcaggaggctggagGAGGCAGAAGACTCGCTGGATCCTGAAAATAAAAAGAACATTGACTTAGActgctttcatttatttattaacagtTTATTGTAAGTGAAAATGATATGTACTGTACCTTCTCTCTGGTTTATCATTGGGACAGTGGAATGATCGGCAGAGGTCGGCCACAAATCTGAGGACTTTTTCCAGCGACCATCATGGTCTTCCATCTGCAAAATCACACATCACATGTTATTCATGCAGGTTTTTGATAGGGttgtattaataatagtaataataataataacaataacaataataatacattacatttatatagcgctttttctATATTAAACATCATACTTAAAATAAGTAGTAAGTACATAAGTATTTCCTCAAATAGGCATTTGCCTAACTGAAAAATACCCCAGAAACTGgctttatattttattacagtcaaaaaccaagataaaaaaataaaaaaatgagaaagagATTAATATCATTCGAGGATCATAGGGGAAAATTAGCAGATAAAGAAATGAAGTGGCCAAATTTAACACCAGGGACCTCCTACTTATACATGGATAAGAATATGGTGTCACTCAGATATTAACATGCAGTAAACGCATCATCATGTCATTGAGGAATATTATAGGGCTGTTACAGATACAATAAGTACATCATTAAATTGTCatttaaaagtaatctgaaaaCGACAAGCTCACTCATAGGAATACCATGGTAATACTGTGAGGATTTCAGAGTGAAATCTTACACTGTGTTCTTTGAAGTTGTGGGATGATCCGTTTTGGGGTTTCTCCTGCTCGTCCAGGGTCTGCAGCAGGTCCTGTAGCCTCTCGATGTAGCTTATGGCGCTGCGTAAAATCTCCACCTTGGGTAGCCTCTGGTTGGGGTTTGGCACGGTCTTCCTCTTCAGCACGTCGAAGGCCTCGTTGATCTTCTTcagcctcctcctctccctcagagTGGCGGCCTTGCGTCGGTCGGGCGGCGCGGACTTCCTCTTGCAGACCTTACAGGCCCACATGAGGCACTGACCGTCGCAGTGCGCCCGGAGACCCGGGGGCGCGAGGACATGCTCTTCCTCGCTGCTCTCCCCCCCGGTCTCGGACGGAACATTATCCTGGCCCGGAGACAGCGGGCTGTCATTGCCGTTGTAAAGTGGAGAAACCCCGGATATGTCCAGGTGCTGTAGTGGTCCATGATCCCCTTCTTCCAAGTAGCGCAAATCATTGAAAAGATAAGGGTTGGTCTCAAAAAGGTCCATCATATTGTTGCTGCCCTCTCTCTGTTTTGACAGTGGGACTCTGGCATTTAAACAGAGCAGCCGGGACACAAGTCACCAGGCTTATATATAGAATGTGAAACTCTACCCAACACTTTGGCTGTCACACTGCATCAagcagttttttttttcaatggcTCTTTACAACCAAGTGACTTTGTGCAGGAAATGCATATACATTAAGGCCGCCAGGAGCTATTGAAATATCACCTCAGGTTTCATGACAGGTGCTTCAAATATCTAGATCCAGACAAAATGGCTGCAGAGACATATTACTATTGTTCCACAGATAAGGAATATGCTAATATCCATGTGGTTATTGGTGCCACTTTCAACTAGAAAACACTGTAAGAGGTTTGAACTAAATGGATTTATAAATGCCTTTTCTAAGATCAGACACTTGAAAGAATACGTTTTTTTACatggtgtcttttatacatcctCCAGCACAACTCCTTAATCTCCTATATGCTAAATATAAAAGTGGGATTTATAAAAACAAGTGCGGCTTTTAGCAGACTGACTAAATAGAAAGAACTTACAACTGCCAATAAGTtctaaataaattcactttcaGATGCCTTGAGGCTCATTTCCAGAATTTCTGTTGATTAAGAGCTAAATTAATCAACATATGCTGCAGGAGGAGGATGTGCACCAGCCAAATGTATTAACCACCTGTCAGCTTGTGTTTTAGCCTCTTTAGTCCAATGTTTGGTTTAATGGTTATGATTCAGAGCAACTAAtcttatcagcctgcagcccttGAAAACCAGGCCGTACACTTCCTGCTCAGCACCAAACGACATAGAGATAAAGATAACTGGATGTGTCAAGAATCAACTCCTCTCTTATAAAATCGCTTCCCAACACAACTATTGGAGGCCATTAAAAAA is a genomic window containing:
- the myf6 gene encoding myogenic factor 6; its protein translation is MMDLFETNPYLFNDLRYLEEGDHGPLQHLDISGVSPLYNGNDSPLSPGQDNVPSETGGESSEEEHVLAPPGLRAHCDGQCLMWACKVCKRKSAPPDRRKAATLRERRRLKKINEAFDVLKRKTVPNPNQRLPKVEILRSAISYIERLQDLLQTLDEQEKPQNGSSHNFKEHSMEDHDGRWKKSSDLWPTSADHSTVPMINQREGSSESSASSSLLRLSSIVNSITNGDKVNFSENVSEN